A region from the Pseudomonas sp. P8_229 genome encodes:
- a CDS encoding alkaline phosphatase D family protein → MSPIPADLNPLPPVLAGPLLRRLEPTRVVLWLVGTRQLSLTLRLQGVGDIPLDAGKCSVIPVGSQAFIHLIDVALDSALPCDTVVSYDLLIDGQQQIADWAPHLLYGDAPSPNLVVRSRIDQLLHGSCRKPHHPAADGLLCVDQLLAVEADPQQRPALLMMSGDQIYADDVAGPMLRAIHSLIERLGLFDEHLDGAVVSDSAKLYEHPASYYHRADLLPALESNETLRERFFGGARKPIFTSSSADNHLVTFAEVMAMYLLVWSPVAWTLISPTAPSLTPERLKRYTVEQTRIDGFKAGLGNVARALAHLPSLMIFDDHDITDDWNLSAQWEETAYGHPFSKRIIGNALIAYMLCQGWGNNPDAFKDVLENTRRLSASGDDRYLDSPVQDALIDDLLRFQHWHFVLPSSPALVVLDTRTRRWRSEMALKQPSGLLDWEALSELQQELLDHPSAIIVSPAPIFGVKLIETVQKVFSWCGYPLLVDAENWMAHRGAAQVILNIFRHTRTPGNYVVLSGDVHYSFVYEVLIRHRKAGPRIWQITSSGIKNEFPKTLLEWFDRLNRWLYSPRSPLNWLTKRRRMRIVPYTPEHAEAGERLWNSAGIGQVFFNEHGQPSEIIQHNSNGAVKTRMLAPELADYPD, encoded by the coding sequence ATGTCCCCGATACCTGCTGACCTGAACCCGCTGCCTCCCGTTTTGGCCGGCCCGCTGCTGCGCCGACTGGAACCAACGCGAGTGGTGCTGTGGCTGGTCGGTACGCGTCAACTGTCGCTGACCTTGCGCCTGCAAGGCGTAGGAGACATCCCTCTCGATGCCGGGAAATGCTCGGTCATTCCTGTAGGCAGCCAAGCGTTCATCCATCTGATCGACGTGGCCCTCGACAGCGCCCTGCCCTGCGACACCGTTGTAAGCTACGACTTGCTGATCGATGGCCAGCAGCAGATCGCCGACTGGGCGCCACATCTGTTGTATGGCGATGCCCCCAGTCCCAACCTTGTCGTGCGCTCGCGAATCGATCAATTGCTCCACGGTTCCTGCCGCAAGCCCCATCATCCGGCAGCGGATGGCTTGCTCTGTGTCGATCAGTTGCTGGCGGTAGAAGCCGATCCGCAGCAACGCCCGGCACTGCTGATGATGAGCGGCGACCAGATCTACGCCGATGACGTCGCCGGGCCGATGCTGCGAGCCATTCATAGTTTGATCGAACGCCTCGGCCTGTTCGACGAACACCTCGACGGTGCCGTGGTCAGCGACAGCGCAAAACTCTACGAACACCCCGCCAGCTACTACCATCGCGCGGATTTATTACCGGCGCTGGAGAGCAACGAGACATTACGCGAGCGATTTTTCGGCGGCGCGCGCAAGCCGATTTTCACCAGCAGCAGCGCCGACAATCACCTGGTGACCTTCGCCGAAGTCATGGCGATGTATTTGTTGGTCTGGTCGCCGGTTGCGTGGACGTTGATCAGTCCGACAGCGCCATCGCTGACGCCTGAACGCTTGAAGCGCTACACCGTCGAACAAACCCGCATCGATGGTTTCAAGGCCGGTTTGGGCAATGTCGCCCGGGCGTTGGCGCACCTGCCGAGCCTGATGATTTTCGACGATCACGACATCACCGATGACTGGAATCTTTCCGCGCAGTGGGAGGAAACCGCCTATGGGCATCCGTTCTCCAAACGCATTATCGGCAACGCCTTGATCGCTTACATGCTGTGCCAGGGCTGGGGCAACAATCCGGATGCGTTCAAGGATGTGCTGGAGAACACCCGACGCCTGAGCGCCAGCGGCGATGATCGCTATCTCGACAGCCCGGTACAGGACGCTCTGATCGATGACTTGCTGCGCTTTCAGCATTGGCATTTTGTGTTGCCAAGCAGCCCTGCGCTGGTGGTGCTGGACACCCGCACCCGGCGCTGGCGCAGCGAGATGGCGCTCAAGCAACCGTCGGGGCTTCTCGATTGGGAGGCGTTGAGCGAACTGCAACAGGAACTGCTCGATCACCCGTCGGCGATCATCGTTTCTCCGGCGCCGATCTTCGGCGTGAAGCTGATCGAAACCGTGCAGAAGGTTTTCAGCTGGTGCGGTTATCCGCTGCTGGTCGACGCGGAAAACTGGATGGCCCATCGCGGCGCCGCGCAGGTGATCCTGAACATTTTCCGACACACCCGCACACCCGGGAACTACGTGGTGCTGTCCGGCGATGTGCATTATTCCTTCGTCTACGAAGTGCTGATCCGACACCGCAAGGCCGGCCCACGGATCTGGCAGATCACCAGCAGCGGGATCAAGAACGAGTTCCCGAAAACCCTGCTGGAATGGTTCGACCGCCTCAACCGCTGGCTCTACTCGCCGCGCTCGCCACTCAACTGGCTCACCAAACGCCGGCGCATGCGCATCGTGCCGTACACCCCGGAGCATGCCGAAGCCGGTGAGCGGCTGTGGAATTCAGCGGGGATTGGTCAGGTGTTTTTCAATGAGCACGGGCAGCCGAGCGAGATCATTCAGCACAATTCGAACGGGGCGGTGAAGACGCGGATGCTGGCGCCTGAGTTGGCGGATTATCCGGACTGA
- a CDS encoding aspartate aminotransferase family protein, which yields MTAALMNTYQPLALSFTRGLGTRLWDQAGREYLDAVAGVAVTNVGHSHPRIVAAISEQAGMLLHTSNLYSIDWQQQLAQKLTQLSGMERAFFNNSGAEANETALKLARLYGWSKGIEQPLVVVMANAFHGRTLGTLSASDGPAVRLGFNDLPGDFVKVPFGDLTALDQLQQKHGERIVAILVEPIQGESGVRLAPPGYLKALRELCNRHAWLLMLDEIQTGIGRTGQWFAFQHEGIVPDVMTLAKGLGNGVPIGACLARGRAANLFTPGSHGSTFGGNPLACRVGCTVLEIIEEQGLLENVRVQGERLLTRLRAELADNPDVLAIRGQGLMIGIELKQPIRDLTLIAARDHGLLINVTRGKTIRLLPPLTIDEREVEMIVRGVARALAAH from the coding sequence ATGACCGCCGCCCTGATGAACACCTACCAACCGCTGGCCCTGAGTTTCACCAGAGGCCTGGGCACTCGCCTGTGGGATCAGGCCGGTCGTGAGTACCTGGATGCCGTCGCGGGCGTCGCGGTGACCAATGTCGGGCACTCACATCCGCGTATCGTCGCCGCCATCAGCGAACAGGCCGGAATGTTGCTGCACACCTCCAACCTGTACAGCATCGACTGGCAGCAACAGCTGGCGCAGAAACTCACGCAGTTGTCGGGAATGGAGCGGGCGTTCTTCAACAACTCCGGCGCCGAGGCCAACGAAACCGCGCTGAAGCTGGCGCGTTTGTACGGCTGGAGCAAAGGCATCGAACAGCCGCTGGTGGTGGTCATGGCCAACGCGTTTCATGGCCGCACGCTGGGGACGTTGTCGGCCAGTGATGGCCCTGCGGTACGGCTGGGGTTCAATGATCTGCCGGGGGATTTTGTCAAAGTGCCCTTCGGTGATCTGACGGCGCTGGATCAGCTGCAGCAAAAGCATGGCGAGCGCATCGTGGCGATTCTGGTCGAGCCGATTCAAGGCGAAAGCGGCGTGCGACTGGCGCCGCCCGGCTACCTCAAAGCCTTGCGCGAACTGTGCAATCGGCACGCCTGGCTGCTGATGCTCGACGAAATCCAGACCGGCATTGGCCGCACCGGCCAGTGGTTTGCGTTCCAGCACGAAGGCATCGTTCCGGACGTCATGACCCTGGCCAAAGGCCTCGGCAACGGCGTACCGATTGGCGCTTGCCTGGCGCGGGGCAGGGCGGCCAATCTGTTTACCCCCGGCAGTCATGGCAGTACGTTCGGCGGTAATCCGCTGGCCTGCCGGGTCGGCTGCACGGTGCTGGAAATCATCGAGGAACAGGGGTTGCTGGAGAACGTCCGGGTGCAGGGCGAACGCCTGTTGACCCGCCTGCGCGCCGAGCTGGCGGACAATCCTGACGTGTTGGCGATTCGTGGGCAGGGCTTGATGATCGGCATCGAGTTGAAGCAACCGATCCGTGATCTGACGTTGATTGCAGCGCGAGATCATGGGTTGCTGATCAATGTGACGCGCGGCAAGACGATACGGCTGCTGCCGCCGCTGACGATTGATGAGCGGGAGGTGGAGATGATTGTCAGAGGTGTGGCTCGCGCCTTGGCCGCGCACTGA
- a CDS encoding LysR family transcriptional regulator, with the protein MDLLQAMSVYVKVVEAGSMTAAALQCEMSTTMVGNHLRALEQRLGVQLLQRTTRRQRLTEFGSVYYQRCLDVLGLVADSERLAEQALDEPRGLLRITAPLTFGVERLAPALSEFSLQYPQVKMDVVLTNRRPDLLESGLDVAFRLGHFEQSNLIARPLIDYTLTVCASPAYVARRGMPITPQDLQQHDCLSFAYPAGDDWQSVEKRWRLSGPDGEILVDVSGPMLMNTSAGLHQAARTGMGIVMLPDALVEQDLRDGKLVTVIPDYQPPSRPLHLLYAPDRYRLPKLRRFVEFAMQTWGRS; encoded by the coding sequence ATGGACCTGTTGCAGGCGATGAGCGTGTACGTGAAGGTCGTGGAAGCCGGGAGCATGACGGCGGCCGCGTTGCAGTGCGAAATGTCCACGACCATGGTTGGCAATCATCTGCGCGCGCTGGAGCAACGGCTCGGTGTGCAGCTGCTGCAGCGCACCACTCGCCGGCAGCGGCTGACCGAGTTCGGCAGTGTTTACTATCAGCGCTGTCTGGATGTATTGGGACTCGTGGCCGACTCCGAGCGCTTGGCCGAACAGGCCCTCGACGAGCCTCGCGGGCTGCTGCGCATCACCGCGCCGCTGACCTTTGGTGTCGAACGTCTGGCACCGGCGCTCAGCGAGTTTTCCCTGCAATACCCGCAGGTAAAAATGGATGTGGTGCTGACCAACCGCCGCCCGGATCTGCTGGAAAGTGGTCTCGACGTGGCGTTTCGGCTAGGGCATTTCGAGCAGTCGAACCTGATCGCCCGGCCGCTGATCGATTACACCCTGACCGTGTGCGCCTCCCCGGCCTACGTCGCCCGACGCGGCATGCCGATCACCCCGCAAGACCTGCAACAACACGATTGCCTGTCGTTCGCCTACCCTGCCGGCGATGACTGGCAATCGGTGGAAAAACGCTGGCGCCTCAGCGGCCCGGACGGTGAGATTCTGGTGGATGTCAGCGGGCCAATGCTGATGAACACCTCCGCTGGCCTGCATCAGGCGGCACGCACCGGCATGGGCATCGTGATGCTGCCCGATGCGCTGGTGGAACAAGACCTGCGCGATGGCAAACTGGTGACGGTGATCCCCGATTACCAGCCCCCGAGCCGCCCGTTGCATCTGCTTTACGCCCCGGATCGTTATCGCTTGCCAAAGCTGCGGCGCTTCGTCGAGTTTGCGATGCAGACGTGGGGCAGATCCTGA
- a CDS encoding GNAT family N-acetyltransferase produces MKNNLTVRNLLPDEVESVRQFLGQHGWGHRTGSSDHFAQLIENSQRTAVALSDEQIIGFARGITDGLSNGYLSMVVVDDQHRRAGVGRALVEHVMGDNSDITWVLRAGREGAEAFFASLGFETSVIAMERPRLK; encoded by the coding sequence ATGAAAAACAACCTCACCGTACGCAATCTGTTGCCCGATGAAGTGGAGTCAGTGCGGCAGTTTCTTGGGCAACACGGCTGGGGCCATCGAACAGGCTCCAGCGACCACTTCGCCCAACTCATCGAAAACTCGCAACGTACTGCCGTCGCGCTGAGCGACGAGCAGATCATCGGTTTCGCCCGAGGCATCACCGACGGTTTGTCCAACGGTTATCTGTCGATGGTCGTGGTCGATGACCAGCATCGGCGCGCAGGCGTTGGCCGTGCGCTGGTCGAGCATGTCATGGGCGACAACTCCGACATCACCTGGGTGCTGCGCGCAGGTCGTGAAGGCGCGGAGGCGTTTTTTGCCAGTTTGGGGTTTGAAACATCGGTGATTGCCATGGAACGGCCGCGCTTGAAATAA
- the msrA gene encoding peptide-methionine (S)-S-oxide reductase MsrA: protein MKNQNNWRRGLLAVALAGVIGQCSAFSFGAEDAVIIPPPALDETTQAHSETAVFAGGCFWGVQGVFQHVKGVQKAVSGYAGGAANTAQYERVSEGDTGHAESVQVTFDPTQVSYGSLLQIYFSVAHNPTELNRQGPDSGTQYRSALFPVNADQQRVAQAYITQLDAAHAYSKPIVTKLESYNGFYPAEDYHQDFLTEHPSYPYIVINDMPKVAQLKQLFAQRYQEKPVLVKDGS, encoded by the coding sequence CGCTGGCCGGTGTGATCGGCCAGTGCTCGGCGTTCTCTTTCGGGGCCGAGGACGCGGTGATCATTCCGCCGCCGGCCCTCGACGAAACCACACAGGCGCACAGTGAAACTGCAGTGTTCGCCGGTGGTTGTTTCTGGGGCGTACAAGGGGTTTTTCAACACGTAAAAGGTGTGCAGAAAGCCGTCTCCGGTTACGCCGGCGGTGCCGCGAACACCGCGCAATACGAGCGGGTCAGCGAAGGCGACACCGGCCATGCCGAGTCGGTGCAGGTTACCTTCGACCCGACGCAAGTCAGCTACGGCAGCCTGCTGCAGATCTACTTCTCGGTGGCCCACAACCCGACCGAACTCAACCGCCAGGGCCCCGACAGCGGCACGCAATACCGCTCGGCACTGTTCCCGGTCAACGCCGACCAGCAACGCGTGGCGCAGGCCTACATCACCCAGCTCGATGCGGCGCATGCCTACAGCAAACCGATCGTCACCAAACTGGAAAGCTACAACGGATTTTACCCGGCGGAAGACTATCACCAGGACTTCCTGACCGAGCATCCGAGCTATCCGTACATCGTGATCAACGACATGCCGAAGGTCGCGCAGTTGAAGCAGTTGTTTGCGCAGCGCTATCAGGAGAAACCGGTGTTGGTGAAAGACGGCTCCTGA